CTCAACGCACTGCTGCGCAAATATCTCGCGACGTTCGAGTAGCTGCGATCATAGACTTGAGGCAAGCCGGCGGACGCGCTCCAGATGCGCCTTGCGCTTGGCGTCGGTCGCCCGGTCCATGTCGTGCAGCGCCAGCATGCGGAAGTTCAGCCCCTTGGCGCAGAAGGCGGCGATGCCGCGCTTCAACAGCCGCTTCACCGGATTGCCCATATAGAGATGCACCACCCACCAGGGCGAGCCGGTCGTCGTCAGCGCCCAGAAGAGCTTGATATTGTTGAGCCGCGGAATGATGCGACCGCCGGCCGGGTCGTTGTCGAAGGCGACGCCCGGGGCAAAGACGCGATCGAAGAAGCCCTTCAGGATCGCCGGAAAATTGAACCACCATTGCGGAAAGACGAGCACCAGCCCGTCGGCCGCCTGCAGCCGCGCGATCCAATCTGCCGCGCTTGAGCGGTCATAGGCGTCGGTGAAGTAGCTGCCGCGCTCGGCAACGGTGAGGCGCGGATCGAAATCCTCGCGATAGAGGTCGAGCAAGTCGACCGAA
The nucleotide sequence above comes from Ensifer sp. PDNC004. Encoded proteins:
- a CDS encoding NAD(P)H-dependent oxidoreductase, with the protein product MRILLVLAHPLEDSFAASVARQARAALEANGHSVDLLDLYREDFDPRLTVAERGSYFTDAYDRSSAADWIARLQAADGLVLVFPQWWFNFPAILKGFFDRVFAPGVAFDNDPAGGRIIPRLNNIKLFWALTTTGSPWWVVHLYMGNPVKRLLKRGIAAFCAKGLNFRMLALHDMDRATDAKRKAHLERVRRLASSL